TCTGCATTAAAAGAAATATTTGTGGAATCCCTAAAAGAGAGCTCCCTATAGGATAATAGCTATAATAATGATCTTGGACTTTTTCTAATCCTTGGGATGGCAAATTTTGAAAAGCTGGATGATTAACAAATTCATCTAAATTTACATTTCCTTCACGAATAATACTTATGCTAGTTGGGGCAGCCCACTTAGAGTCAGCTTTAGGGAGAATCGGAAAGATAATGCTTAAAAAGAAAACGAGACAGAAAATTAGGAAGCTCACTCGTTTGGAACTTTTAAAATAATATTCCGGACTCAAGAGCTAACCTACTTTTAAAAACTATAAATTGAAAATCAAATGAGGCAGGAATTCCACATCCTAAATCTTCGACAGTCATTACTCTACATTATAAAACGACTGTAAATCAAATTTTCCTATCCCTTAAAAGCGGAGTGGAATGCTACGAATTTCTTCTAACTCACCTACTTCTTATCGCTACTCGCGGTAAATTCAATCTCTCCGTCTAATTCCTTGGTCACGATCTTTTTCAGATCCTGATAATCCGGAAGATCCTTAAACCCTAAGCGAGAACTATAATGCTTACGAATACCATTTTCGAGAGTGTCCTTACCGAGAATATACTTCATTCCAAGCTCTCGGATCACTGCAGAAGATTCTAAATTAATACTCTTTAATAGTTTATCTTCCTTGTCGTAGACTAGAAAGATATAGTAGTAATACAGGTCCCCGGTTTTTTGAAATGCTTCCTGGGCGACTACGTTTACTTCCTTATAAGAAAAAGAATCGAAACGGAAATACTCCGCACTTTTGATTCTTTCGTCCGTGCTAGAGGCTTTCAGTTTGATCAAAACGGTTTTTAAGGCGTCTGCTTCCTTGGTTTTATTTAGTTGGAATTTATTTTCAAGAAGCATGTTCACTAACGTGAAGTTATTCGGATCCTGTTTGTAGCTTGCTTCTAAATACTTTTCCGACTTCTTGAAGTCTCGATCGATGAAATAGATATTGGACAGATTGACCAATGCCATCATATTATCTGGATTGATCTCCAAAGCCTTATCGAATGATTCAATCGCCTTTGTTCTCTCTTTCTCTTGCAAGTAGATATTTCCGAGAAATGGATACGCGTTCGGAGATGTCTTATCCAGCTCTATGCATTTCAAGAATTGCTTCTTAGCATTCTTAAAATCTCCGGACAAATACAGGCTCACTCCATAGTGATCTCTGTATCTGGCATTATTCGGGTTTAACTCGATCGCTTTTTCAAAATAGATATGAGCGTTTTTAGGATCGTTTAACTGAAAATAGGCGAAGCCCACTGCGTATTGCAATGTATCGTCCTTTTCTCTGGATTTTGCTAATTTGAGAAGGATAGGCAATGCGGATTGAAAATCCCTTTCCCGCATATACATATCCGCTTTTTCAAAGTCTGCTTGTTCAGAAGAAGTCGGAGGAGCGGATTGCCCGTATAAGTTTAGTGATATAATTGTTATGCAAATGAACAGAAAATAACGCATCTCTCCCTCTTCTACCTTCTATAAATAGCAGGGAAGAGAAAACGGATCCCGTAAATCATTCCCTGCGCTTTCACTTCTTCCGGGACACGTCCGAAATTCTGTCCTCGGATCGCGTCCATACAGGATTGATCTACTAATGATTGTCCATGAGATAAAACTAATTTAGTATCTATGACCTGGCCCGCGTCGTTTAACAAAAATTGCACTCTGGCTTCTCCAGGAACGATCGCTTCTCGGATCACTGTTCCGGCTCCATCACGATAGCCGTAATTTCCTCCGCCGGGAGGAGAGAAACTCTGCTCAATCTGTCGGAGCATTCTTTTGAAGTATTCGTAACCTACTAACTTCTTGGTGGGAATTGCGGTATTCGGACTTCCGTCCCAACGAAAACGAATGTCCTCTTGGAAACGATAGTTGGAAGGAATCTTGGTCATTCTTCCTGTGGCCGCAGTTTGCTCCTGGGTTTGTTCCGTAGGATTCGCATTTTCTACAGGATCCTGTTTTAGGATAGCGACCTCGTATACTTGCTCATCCTCTGTTTTCTTTTGAGCAGATTGAGGAGTGGCCTTGGATGGGTTTCGTGCAATATTCCCGAAAATGAATTCGCGAAAAGGAGAAGAAGTATGAAATCCCTTTTCCTTTGTAAGCCCTCCTGAGCCTGCGGAGTCCGCGTTAGATAGAGCCTTGTACTCATCTTTGATATTCTTATCTACGAACTCTTGTTCGAGTAGAACTTCGTAGATCTTTTCTCTTTCGGCCCTTTCTTTTACCTGTACGAGAGGATCTTCGCCCAGGATTTGGAATAGAATATTTCTTGTGAATAAGTGAGCGACCAAAAAGGAACAAAATGCAAATACCAAAAACGCTGCGAATAGAAGACGCTTATCGTCTTCCTGCAAATTGCTTGGTGCGTCTATTTCGGATTTAAAAAAGGCCGGGAGTTGCATCTTCTTCTATATGTTTGCCGAGTGCCGGAGGGATCCTGTCCATCAGCTTATAGGCCTTCTCTGTGGCAACTCTACCGGAGGAGGTCCTATTAATCAAGCCAACTCTTACCATGTAAGACTCATAATGATCTTCTAAGGTACGCTCCTCTTCCCCCACCACAGCAGCGATCGGCTTCAGGCCCACAGGCCCTCCCTTGTATCTGTCGATCATGCATTCTAGGATCCTGCGATCCATCTTATCCAAGCCGAGCTCGTCTATCCCTAGGCGAGAGAATGCTTCTTCGCATGCATGGGCACGGATTCTTCTCTCCCCTTTGATCTCCGCAAAGTCTCTCACTCTTTTTAGAAGATGATTCGCGATCCTAGGAGTTTTTCGGGATCTTTTTCCTATTTCGAAGGCAGCGTCTTCGTCGATCTCATAGCCTAAAATTTTAGAAGAACGAAGAACAATTTGCTGCATCTCAGGATCGTCATAATATTCCAATCTGAAATGGATCCCGAAGCGACTCTTGAGAGGATCCGAAATGAGTCCGCTTCGAGTCGTCGCTCCGATCAGAGTGAAAGGCTTAAGTTTGATTTGTATCGTCTGCGCTGTGATCCCTTCTCCCACGAGAAGATCGATCATGAAATTTTCCATGGCTGGATAAAGGATCTCTTCGACCTTTCTGCCTAGGGAATGAATCTCGTCGATGAAGAGTATATCCCCTTCTTCTAAATCTGTGAGTAATTTAGCGAGATCTGCACCTCTTGTAAGAACAGGTGCAGAAGTGACTACGATGCGAGCTCCTAATTCTTGGGAAATAATTCCAGCCAATGTGGTTTTTCCAAGACCGGGAGGTCCGGAGAGAAGTACATGATCCAGTGCCTGCTGTCTTTTCTTAGCGGCACCTACGAATACGGAAAGATTAGAAAGGATTTCCTTTTGTCCCACAAACTCCGAGAACAGAGAAGGACGAAGAGAGTTGTCCTCCTCGAATTTGTCCTCGGGATTTAGGGTATGTCCTGCCAAATGATTTCTCTTATTCCGCGAGTTTAACCGAAATCTTCAGGGTCTGGCCTTTTCGGAAAACAGTTACAGTAATCCTTTGTCCAACCTTGGATTCTCTAATCTTGGTCGCGACTTCGTTCGCGCTCTTTACTTTAGCCCCGTCTATCTCCAGGATCACGTCTTCGACGTCGATACCTGCTTCGGCAGCTGCGGATCCATTCTGCACCTGTCGAACAAATGCTCCGTCCTTGCTAGGAAGTTTTAATTCTTTTGCGATCTCTTCGGTAAGATCGTCCAAGCCCACTCCGAGTCTAGGTCGCTTGATCCTTCCTCCGGACTTCAATTCCTCTACCACCGATTTTGCTTCGTTGATAGGAATGGCAAAGCCTAGACCGATAGAACCTTCACTTGGGGAAAGAATCATACGGTTGATCCCCACCACTCTTCCGTTGATATCCAGAAGAGGACCTCCCGAATTTCCTTTATTGATAGAAGCATCCGTTTGGATATAATGTACTCCGGAATTATCGATGCCGCCTCGTCCCACTTTAGAGATCACTCCAACTGTCATGGATTGTTCTAAGCCGAACGGAGCGCCGATAGCGATCGCCCAATCTCCCACCTTAACATCGGAAGAATCACCAATCTCGATGGGCTGCAGATTTGCGGCTCCTTCTACCTTTAGAAGGGCGACGTCAATGGTCTGATCTGTTCCCACTAATTTAGCGGAAACAGGTTCCTTTCCATTTTTGAATAAGACTTTAAATTTATCGAATCCTCGGACCACGTGATCGTTCGTAAGAATATAACCTTCTTTATTCAGAACGAAACCGGAACCGAGCCCGTTGATCTTTCTTTTTTGAGTTCTCACTCTCCCTTGAGGTCCATAAAGAAATTCTTGGAAAGGATCACTGAACTGAGGCACGTTAACCGTTCCTTCAGTAGCGACTAACACTACACTAGGAGAAACATTTTCGTATACTTCTTCAAAGGCTTTTTGAATGGAGATCGCGGCCTTTGCTGCCTGGCTAGGTTCTTTGTCGGATTTTGCATTTAAGAACAGCGTACTATCGCTGCCGGTTCCGCAGTATAAAATGGGAGAAAGGATCACTCCTGCCATCACGGATATGCCTATCACCAGGAAATTTTTGAATCGGTCGTTTTTTTTCATGGATTCCTGTCCTCGGGAATGCGATTCCGGTAGTACGCTTCAGCATTCGAAGCAAAACCACTCATGTCAAGTGGCTTTCCTTAAGCATGGCGAATACACCGGGATTTTACGTTTTTGAAGGTTTAGACGGGAGCGGGAAAAGTACCCTCACTCGTCGCCTCTTAGACCTTTTGCAATCGAAAGATGTTCCAGCAATTTGCTTTGCGGAACCGACTCGCTACGAATCCGGAATCTATCTCAGAAAATTTTTAAGCGGAGAAATAGAACTCTCTCCGGAAAAACAAATCGAAGCATTCTTAGCGGATCGAGAAGTTTCCTTACAAAGGAATATTCTACCTTCTCTCTCCGAGAAGAAGATCGTTCTCTTGGACAGATACATGTATTCAACTGCAGCTTATCAATCTGGAGAGAATT
This genomic window from Leptospira semungkisensis contains:
- the ruvB gene encoding Holliday junction branch migration DNA helicase RuvB produces the protein MAGHTLNPEDKFEEDNSLRPSLFSEFVGQKEILSNLSVFVGAAKKRQQALDHVLLSGPPGLGKTTLAGIISQELGARIVVTSAPVLTRGADLAKLLTDLEEGDILFIDEIHSLGRKVEEILYPAMENFMIDLLVGEGITAQTIQIKLKPFTLIGATTRSGLISDPLKSRFGIHFRLEYYDDPEMQQIVLRSSKILGYEIDEDAAFEIGKRSRKTPRIANHLLKRVRDFAEIKGERRIRAHACEEAFSRLGIDELGLDKMDRRILECMIDRYKGGPVGLKPIAAVVGEEERTLEDHYESYMVRVGLINRTSSGRVATEKAYKLMDRIPPALGKHIEEDATPGLF
- the tmk gene encoding dTMP kinase, which gives rise to MANTPGFYVFEGLDGSGKSTLTRRLLDLLQSKDVPAICFAEPTRYESGIYLRKFLSGEIELSPEKQIEAFLADREVSLQRNILPSLSEKKIVLLDRYMYSTAAYQSGENFSAREILEKNIERKFPKPEIVFYLDLKPEEALSRLKVRDTTADRFETISALQKIYKAYEEILPKNTIRLDANLSPESIAELALNHIDY
- a CDS encoding energy transducer TonB family protein, with protein sequence MQLPAFFKSEIDAPSNLQEDDKRLLFAAFLVFAFCSFLVAHLFTRNILFQILGEDPLVQVKERAEREKIYEVLLEQEFVDKNIKDEYKALSNADSAGSGGLTKEKGFHTSSPFREFIFGNIARNPSKATPQSAQKKTEDEQVYEVAILKQDPVENANPTEQTQEQTAATGRMTKIPSNYRFQEDIRFRWDGSPNTAIPTKKLVGYEYFKRMLRQIEQSFSPPGGGNYGYRDGAGTVIREAIVPGEARVQFLLNDAGQVIDTKLVLSHGQSLVDQSCMDAIRGQNFGRVPEEVKAQGMIYGIRFLFPAIYRR
- a CDS encoding tetratricopeptide repeat protein; protein product: MRYFLFICITIISLNLYGQSAPPTSSEQADFEKADMYMRERDFQSALPILLKLAKSREKDDTLQYAVGFAYFQLNDPKNAHIYFEKAIELNPNNARYRDHYGVSLYLSGDFKNAKKQFLKCIELDKTSPNAYPFLGNIYLQEKERTKAIESFDKALEINPDNMMALVNLSNIYFIDRDFKKSEKYLEASYKQDPNNFTLVNMLLENKFQLNKTKEADALKTVLIKLKASSTDERIKSAEYFRFDSFSYKEVNVVAQEAFQKTGDLYYYYIFLVYDKEDKLLKSINLESSAVIRELGMKYILGKDTLENGIRKHYSSRLGFKDLPDYQDLKKIVTKELDGEIEFTASSDKK
- a CDS encoding S1C family serine protease, encoding MKKNDRFKNFLVIGISVMAGVILSPILYCGTGSDSTLFLNAKSDKEPSQAAKAAISIQKAFEEVYENVSPSVVLVATEGTVNVPQFSDPFQEFLYGPQGRVRTQKRKINGLGSGFVLNKEGYILTNDHVVRGFDKFKVLFKNGKEPVSAKLVGTDQTIDVALLKVEGAANLQPIEIGDSSDVKVGDWAIAIGAPFGLEQSMTVGVISKVGRGGIDNSGVHYIQTDASINKGNSGGPLLDINGRVVGINRMILSPSEGSIGLGFAIPINEAKSVVEELKSGGRIKRPRLGVGLDDLTEEIAKELKLPSKDGAFVRQVQNGSAAAEAGIDVEDVILEIDGAKVKSANEVATKIRESKVGQRITVTVFRKGQTLKISVKLAE